tgctgcggctgctggacCCGACGGGTGAGTCGGGTCTCCTTGGTGGCCGTCAGAGTTTGCAAAAGAGTGGACACCGCTCCCGCCGACTTCGATCGGCAAATGGGCTCACGACGGGAACAACTCGAAGTGGCCACCTTCCGCAGGGTGATGGTAGATACCCCAGGGGCAGTTCCAGTCGGCGGTTGGAAGCACTGATCATGCCTGGACTTGGAGGCGGAGCTTAGGACTCGCACCGTGCTCTTCGTGCAGCTCGACTTTCTGTGGGGCGGTCTTGGAGGTGGGTCATCCTGTTGGGACACTTGCTGCTTCTTGCTCAACGGAATGAACGAGGGCAGATTCTTCGAAAGCTGAGAGAACATCTTCACGGGCTTCTTGTCTCTTCTCGTGGTCAAGGAttgaggaggtggaggtggtggtggtggcggaggctgtggtgctgctgcttttctcAGGGGCTCCACTCCTTCTTCCAGCTCCTTGGTACTGACACGAATCTTTGTGAGCGTGGGTGTGATCTGTATGAATTCGAACTCCTCCAAAATTTCTTGCGGATGGCATTAAAACGGATTTGAGATTAGCCGGTGGCTTCTGTTGTTTCGGTGGTGCCTGTGACAGTGCCATAAACGGTggtgctattttattttaacttgtttttttcttttaggtGGAGCCCGCCTCTTTAGGGGCAGACAAATACAACTTCAGGTGAGCAGTGATTGTGGGTGATGGAGATACAACCAGGGCAATAGGTGGCAAAGAGGTTAAAGTCTTAAATAGTTTGGTGTAAAAAGATAGACCTTGGAACCAACACCGTTTGCAGGATTAGTGAGTAGATAGCCCAGCGACTTACGACTATGTTAAGTATAAGATTAGAGCTACGGCAAAAACTAACCCAAAGCCCAGCGAAGTATGTATGCCACTTACCACGGGGTTTCTCGGGCGCTGGTTTGCGGAAGCCGAGCAGGGGAGGTTCTCCGCCTGCCTGGAGACTCTTGTAAGCCTGCTTTTGTTCAACGGGGCTAAGGGGACTGCTCACTGGTACCTCCTTCTTGCGGAAGACCAGATTGGAATCGCTAGTATACCCGGATTCCTTGGCCAAAGCTCTGGAAAGATAGGAAAGAATGGAGGTTATATCATGAAATCATATAAAGTTCTAGCTAGATTGCTTACCTGGACAAGTTACCTTCAGTGTACAATGGCGATAGTTTCGATTGTTCTAGATTCTATTGGAGGAAAAGAGAAAGTATATGAATAAGCATTACTTTAGACACAAGGATAAAACTGGTCGAGAGGCTTCTATTAGTAGTTCTGGTGCCTTTTGCAATGATTCCTGCCTCGCTTTCATTTATCTGACAGATCGATGGATATTCTGTCCGGGGAAACTTACTCCGATGCCGTCGAATTCGTCGACGAACTCTATAATAATACGCGGGATGCGAGTATGCTCCCTAAGCCACTTTGCGAAGGATATGGATCAGGCATTTTGGTAGGCGGTAAATGGTAGGCAAGGAAAGATATAAGAGTAAGCAAACAGTTGGAAACGGTTTAGTTCTCGTTAGACAACGGAAAACGGTCTCGAGTAGCTCAATCGGAAGGTAAATTAACTAAGACTAAATCTAGATAATATAGTAGAGATCATACCCCGTTAAAGATGTCCATCACTTCGTCCCACCACTAGAATTGTGAATAGAATAATTGCTGTGAGTTAGAATATTTGAGGCGATCTGAATGACAGATTATGGGTGGTGAATGTGAATGCTTCATGGTTATAGCCCCGATAAGGGCTTGATGGGTATTATCGTGGCAGTGTAGATGAGCTGGGCAATAAGCTAATAGTGATCGGTGCAGCGGACAAGGCCAGTAAAGTAGTTCCAGTGAGCAAATACGACTGATTGCTTTGCGTGGGTTAAAAATGATGGTGGTGAAGTGAATTGTCCCAAAATGGTGGGCATTTCGGTCACACTGATGAAGAGGTAATGTGAATGTTCTCGTAACTGGGACTTACctccttcttttccttttcggaAACAGATGAATGACCTGTTGTATAGTTCTCGATGCGACCTGGCTGATTCTTATACGAGCTTTGCGCTGATTTTATGGGATGTGGCATAGTACCATACAACCTGCAACGTAATAGGCAGGTAATCGATTAGTAAGGTCCATTAAAAATATACTCGTAGTGACTCACTTCTCGTCCTGAGTAAGGTTGCGCACATTGACAGCCGAGGAGACGGACTGAACGCGGTGCGGATTCTGGGTGCGGTACCTCACCGTGGAGTAATCCGAATCGTAGTTGGGTTCGGGCTCTGAGACGTATCCGTTGCTCTTGTACGACGGACGAGCTGACCGGAGATAGAAGAACTGATTAGTCGGGGTAAGTATTCAGTTGTACAAGCACAAAGCGGTTTCTCAAGCTCTACTTCACATAATCATTACTTCGTCTTGGTGGTGTACTGGCGGACATGATGTTAGCGTTGTTTGGTGGTTTTTCGTTTGGTGAGTTAGGCCTTAGACTAGGTTAGTCGTGAAATTTAGTAGAAGCTTCCGAATTGTCAATGATCTAGACACGGGAACATGGGAGAACTCATATGTAGGTAAACCAAATAATACAGCATGcatgtaaacaaaatataaccAAAATAGAATGAAGCCCTCTATGTGTTAAAGGTTAGAGGTGTCAAGGTGTCTAGACCCTGTCTATATGTACAGGCAAAAGCGGGCTACTAAAAGGGAGGAGCTACTGGGGGATAGCATAGTTTATAGATCAAAGAACAAAGAATCACCTCTGGGACACTTGTAGCGAATCACGAAATCATCTTGAGGCGAAAGCGAATGGGGAAATGAGAAAGGAGAAACGAGAAGACACCGAAACGATGAGTCGGAGATCTGATCAGACTGAAGCATTAAAAGGATTGGGGAATTGACATTTTTGGGGAGTGGGAATGAGctgggatgggaatgggaatgggggcTGTGGTGTACTAGGGGATTTGAATGCTTCAGACCAAGGGAATAGTGAGTGACATTTACCGCCATTCTTCTGCTTGTGAATCGTCTGATAGAGACGCTTGTACCACTCATGCTGATGCGGCTCCTTGACCTCCTGCATGTGGATAAGGATAAGGAACAATACTCGTATCAATTCGTCTCACTTCGAGTTCAAAACCCCCGACTTGCCCCAGTGAATGGGGCTTCCTTTACCGATCTCAGGATGATGGGCATTCCATCGTTGGTCACCGGACCGATGCCGTCGTACTGCCTTCGCCCTAACTGTGCCATTTTCCGGGGACGATCGCTGCCCGTCTCCGGTTCGCTCATATACTCGTGCTTCACTTTGTAGACTGGAAACCGCAGATGGAGTTTGGTTAGTGTTTGGAGGTCTAGGGGCGCTCGGATCATCGGTTTATTGTTTTAGGTTTAAGGGTTAAACGGGGACACAAACATCACAGCTACATTCAGTGTTGTGCGTCGACATGAGCTCGCTTCACCTGGTCACTTGCCCTACCCCCATCGGCTATACTTACTGACTTCATTGGGCCTGTAGGCTGGAGGACTGGCGTCGGACAGCTGGCGCCGCACAAACGGCCTCTGCAACTCCGAGTTGGACGAAGAGCGTTCGAATGCTTTTCGGGGCGGTAGACGACGGTAAATCGTTAGCGAAATCGAGAGAGTTTTGGGGCAGAAAATGGGGAGGGTGGCAGTAAGACATAGTCGTAGAAGTCGACTTTTTCCAACGCTCAAAGATAACGGTGCTCCGACCCACTAATATATGTTTCTACAATTTAGAATTGCACCATTAAAGAATTCTTAATTTCATACACAAATCACATTTGAGCGATACGAATGGGAAACCTATATATAGGAAATTTGATATAATAGCAATAATGATCTCAGCTATATACAAACAATGCGCAccaaaatatcaaaaggtAATCGATATTTAGTTGTACCAAAATAGAAAACCCATAATATTTAGTGAAACAAATGTGATCGTTtcggaaaacagaaaatagtGACGTTGAGAATGATATTTCACGTTTTATCAGAAAAAGTATCTCAAAGACTCTTTCCCCagtataaaataattattattaagtaaTTCAGTTTCTTTGAGTATTGGATAAGGACCTGACTAAGTACTGAAAGGACAGGGAGCGAAATGCATATAGTACTTCTGATCTTGTCGGAGACACTGGCACTGGGCGCCACGGGACCGAAGTGTCCGGAGCAGTCGGTTTCGGCGTAGTCCGAGTTGGAGTTCACGGAGTTGAGGGAGGCTGgtgcggtgggtggtggggcaCCTGCTCCGTTCTCCGTACTGGACCACGGCGGGATTGTAGTCGTCGtcttctgttgctgttgttggtgctgctgcgcCGTGTAGCGACGCGGCAGAGTGGGGGACTCGAAACGGACCGGACGGAACTCCTTGCGGCCGCTTAGCACCGGTGACGGTTGTGGCGTCCAAACGGGCAGCGAGGGCggcggcgggggcgggggcgtggcggaTGTGGTGCCCGATTGATTTAGATCGCCGCTGGAACCGTAAGGTGTCCACACGCCTGTCGAAAGTTTTTTTAAAGGGTGAGCTAGTGTGGGCGGTGGTCTTTGGTCTTTCATGTGGCTGGTGACATTTTCAGGGGCGCCGGCGAGTTCAGAGATTGAGTTTTCAGCCCCGACATTTACACTTGTCAACAAGTTTATGCTGGCTGGCTATGCTTAAACCGCAGATCTACTCGAAAATAGCTTTTCGGGCAGTCAACAAGCCGAGCGGAGACAAATTGACAAACAAACACAGCGACGGGGAACAGCCATAATTAATACGACGGCGACCGAGGAAGCCTCCATTTGGCAGCCATTCAAaatttggccaacacacataggcacactcacacaaacacacacacagatacgcacacTGACGCTCCTCTCACACGGATGGAATGAGTCATCGCATTTGGCGCATGTTTAGCAttcacaaaacacacacacatgcaggaaaataaaataaatttatattccCGACCGTTAAAGAACTGGGCGAGGTGTGATACTGAGGTTCCCATTACACTGAAAACCTTCCTTCTGTGCCCTAGTGAAAATATCGACTCTAGTTCTTATAACCAACAAAACTAGGAAACGCtcaaaacaattattattttatatcatAATGGTGATAATCCATTTAAAGCTTTAAGAAACTGGATTACCGCATTAAACCATTCGGATTTGTGAAACCTAAATATGATAAATGCGATTTGTGTTCACATATCATCCATTTTGACCGGtatttaaccaatttaatCCGCACAAGAATGTCGTCTAGTCTTTTGCATAATTGGaacaaattgcattcaaaTGTGAGCTTTCTTAGCCAGCATTATCTTGTTTATTGTCAACTAACCCTCGCGATGTCTGTGCAGCTTTGCATTGGCTCTAGCCAAGAACTTTCGTTCTACAGATTTATTTGCCACCTGTAAAAAACAAGAACCAGAAACAAACACCGCGAGATCACAGACACATTTACCGACTCAGATACACATACATAGATACAGCGATGCCCTAGGCGCATTGCCTTCGAGACATTGACACGCATTTTGCCGAGGAGCAGTGGTGCTGCCTCTAAATTCGTTAGCGGATTTCTTGGGTTTCACAGGGGTGGTGGGTGTTGGTGGAAACTGTTAGGGGGGGTGGTGAggtggtgctgatgctggtgtTTCGTATGTGGGCGCGCTGACGTCTTTATTCAATCAGCACTTAATTGAATTATACAATCGAATCAAAAGGAACTTTCTGCTTGCAAATGTCAATCAAACTCGCACACACTGAGATCCTCTGAGTCACTCAGATTAGTCGCTTAAATCTGAGGGATTTACCTGAGCAGACTCCACGATACGACTACGGACACCGAAATGGACAccgatacggatacggatacggatacggatacggatacggatatgGATACGGATGGTCCACCGATTTGGATTTCAAGAGCGATTTGCTGATTGAGTTGCTGACTCCGCGCACGGCTCGAGGCGAACTGAATTTTGCGTGACTCGCCAGCGTCGAGCAGAGCTAAAAGCCCGGGAATGGGGAtggattcggaatcggattcagattcggaatgggaatgggaatggctaTGGGCAGGGAGAAACAAAGGCAAGAGCCAAGCAACACACCCAGTTTTGGCTACGGGAGGAGCCCCCGCCCCATAGCCGCAGTCCCCAAATAGCAGATCAATTACCATTCTGGCTGCTCGGTGCTCGATCAACCGGAGACAGGGGAACCTCGAGGGGAAAACGCCAATTATGCGTGCAATGCGAAATGGAACGGAAGTGTGTGCGCCGGAGTACAGTGAAGCAGCTACAAAAGTCACAAACAAAACATCGAATCatcaaaacagcaaaacaactCTTCGGCAAAGCCAGACAAAAAGcaaacccaa
This genomic stretch from Drosophila teissieri strain GT53w chromosome 2L, Prin_Dtei_1.1, whole genome shotgun sequence harbors:
- the LOC122626311 gene encoding sorbin and SH3 domain-containing protein 1 isoform X21; translation: MGQEHTQSTAGTAMFAPKFKARAPPGSGVWTPYGSSGDLNQSGTTSATPPPPPPPSLPVWTPQPSPVLSGRKEFRPVRFESPTLPRRYTAQQHQQQQQKTTTTIPPWSSTENGAGAPPPTAPASLNSVNSNSDYAETDCSGHFGPVAPSASVSDKIRTFERSSSNSELQRPFVRRQLSDASPPAYRPNEVIYKVKHEYMSEPETGSDRPRKMAQLGRRQYDGIGPVTNDGMPIILRSEVKEPHQHEWYKRLYQTIHKQKNGDDFVIRYKCPRARPSYKSNGYVSEPEPNYDSDYSTVRYRTQNPHRVQSVSSAVNVRNLTQDEKLYGTMPHPIKSAQSSYKNQPGRIENYTTGHSSVSEKEKKEWWDEVMDIFNGNLEQSKLSPLYTEGNLSRALAKESGYTSDSNLVFRKKEVPVSSPLSPVEQKQAYKSLQAGGEPPLLGFRKPAPEKPRDLDPNAPPIPPQPPVKGLSSYDFPYNTDTVDGSDVNIHFKTPIRHEQRQNLSEEEIAIRQAEHMQKLYHEERRRKYLQELQDMNSRRHTDNFTPSQKSPIALNRYDDFPTDVTLKSLVGPKTVARALFNFQGQTSKELSFRKGDTIYIRRQIDANWYEGEHNAMIGLLPASYVEIVSRDGARTPSKRPSEGQARAKYNFQAQSGIELSLNKGELVTLTRRVDGNWFEGKIANRKGIFPCSYVEVLTDIGAEDIAARTTTVITSQSTTNLRPNLDVLRTNINNEFNTLTQNGAQPPNGILKETRTLHKTDALHVDTSSEPLAYRALYKYRPQNSDELELLEGDVVHVLEKCDDGWFVGTSQRTGCFGTFPGNYVERA
- the LOC122626311 gene encoding sorbin and SH3 domain-containing protein 1 isoform X20, with the translated sequence MGQEHTQSTAGTAMFAPKFKARAPPGSGVWTPYGSSGDLNQSGTTSATPPPPPPPSLPVWTPQPSPVLSGRKEFRPVRFESPTLPRRYTAQQHQQQQQKTTTTIPPWSSTENGAGAPPPTAPASLNSVNSNSDYAETDCSGHFGPVAPSASVSDKIRTFERSSSNSELQRPFVRRQLSDASPPAYRPNEVIYKVKHEYMSEPETGSDRPRKMAQLGRRQYDGIGPVTNDGMPIILRSEVKEPHQHEWYKRLYQTIHKQKNGDDFVIRYKCPRARPSYKSNGYVSEPEPNYDSDYSTVRYRTQNPHRVQSVSSAVNVRNLTQDEKLYGTMPHPIKSAQSSYKNQPGRIENYTTGHSSVSEKEKKEWWDEVMDIFNGNLEQSKLSPLYTEGNLSRALAKESGYTSDSNLVFRKKEVPVSSPLSPVEQKQAYKSLQAGGEPPLLGFRKPAPEKPRDLDPNAPPIPPQPPVKGLSSYDFPYNTDTVDGSESPNHYYATDVNIHFKTPIRHEQRQNLSEEEIAIRQAEHMQKLYHEERRRKYLQELQDMNSRRHTDNFTPSQKSPIALNRYDDFPTDVTLKSLVGPKTVARALFNFQGQTSKELSFRKGDTIYIRRQIDANWYEGEHNAMIGLLPASYVEIVSRDGARTPSKRPSEGQARAKYNFQAQSGIELSLNKGELVTLTRRVDGNWFEGKIANRKGIFPCSYVEVLTDIGAEDIAARTTTVITSQSTTNLRPNLDVLRTNINNEFNTLTQNGAQPPNGILKETRTLHKTDALHVDTSSEPLAYRALYKYRPQNSDELELLEGDVVHVLEKCDDGWFVGTSQRTGCFGTFPGNYVERA